A genomic window from Algoriphagus sp. Y33 includes:
- a CDS encoding endonuclease/exonuclease/phosphatase family protein: protein MKIITWLIFATSLLLFSSVYISPEYFRYVGLLPFFIPVILLLNLFLLVILILSWRKLAFLPFLALLIGYKFLIATFQIHPKNEEAKGLKVLTYNAHMFYYNPKSEVSPDSNVLSWLQEQPADIKVFQEFLQDNTTPSKDAVKILGKDSNYKVSYQITDGNPKKMSNGLAIFSRFPIINEGKVFNSQGTNGAIFADILVNNDTIRIYNAHLESMRINSEGLENLEGFKENYRQTLGKLQRGSLARNKQLKVLLEHMNNSPHPLILMGDLNEIPYSYTYFKLGENYENAFENAGRGFGFTYNRILFFLRIDHIFSSEKLKAVQFRTHREVDYSDHYPVSATFTWEGFSK, encoded by the coding sequence ATGAAAATTATCACTTGGCTTATTTTTGCCACTTCGCTTTTATTGTTTTCCAGCGTTTATATCTCACCTGAGTATTTCCGATACGTGGGATTATTGCCTTTTTTCATTCCGGTCATTTTATTGCTGAATCTATTTTTGCTTGTGATATTGATTCTTTCTTGGAGGAAACTGGCTTTTTTACCATTTCTGGCTTTACTGATCGGCTACAAATTCTTGATAGCTACCTTCCAGATCCATCCCAAAAATGAGGAAGCTAAAGGACTTAAAGTCCTTACCTACAATGCCCACATGTTTTATTACAATCCAAAAAGTGAGGTATCCCCAGACTCAAATGTACTCTCATGGCTACAGGAACAGCCGGCTGATATAAAGGTCTTTCAGGAATTTCTGCAAGACAACACTACCCCTTCCAAGGATGCTGTCAAAATCCTCGGCAAGGATTCAAATTATAAAGTCTCCTACCAAATCACCGATGGAAATCCTAAAAAAATGTCCAATGGGTTGGCTATTTTCTCCAGGTTCCCAATCATCAATGAGGGCAAGGTGTTCAACTCTCAAGGAACAAACGGGGCTATTTTCGCAGATATATTAGTTAATAACGATACGATCAGAATCTACAATGCACATTTGGAATCTATGAGGATTAATTCTGAAGGATTGGAAAATCTTGAAGGTTTCAAGGAAAATTACAGACAAACACTAGGCAAATTGCAAAGAGGCAGTTTGGCACGAAACAAACAACTTAAAGTTCTTTTGGAACATATGAATAACAGTCCCCACCCTTTGATCCTAATGGGTGACTTGAATGAAATCCCTTATTCCTATACGTACTTCAAATTGGGGGAAAATTATGAGAATGCCTTTGAAAACGCAGGAAGAGGCTTTGGGTTCACTTACAATAGAATACTCTTCTTTCTAAGGATTGATCATATTTTCTCCAGCGAAAAACTCAAGGCCGTTCAGTTTAGAACCCACAGAGAAGTAGATTATTCTGACCATTATCCTGTGTCTGCCACTTTTACTTGGGAAGGATTCAGCAAGTAG
- a CDS encoding DUF2911 domain-containing protein, whose translation MKTYQTILSATLIAMVFTSCSESKTSESSESEVAVETKEAAETVESRPSPLMEKTGQIAGKTFKIQYGSPAVKGRELWGDLVPYNVVWRTGANEASYVELAEDMTVEGDRLPAGKYSLFTIPKESGPWTVIFNSEWDLEHGHFQYDEKNDVLRVDVTPIWEESSQESLSMDIESPGIVIRWEKLKLPISIN comes from the coding sequence ATGAAAACGTACCAAACTATTTTATCGGCAACATTGATTGCCATGGTGTTTACTTCATGCAGTGAATCTAAGACTTCTGAATCCTCTGAGTCCGAAGTTGCCGTTGAGACTAAGGAAGCTGCCGAGACGGTGGAGTCCAGACCAAGCCCGTTGATGGAAAAGACAGGGCAGATTGCCGGCAAAACATTTAAAATACAATACGGTTCTCCTGCGGTGAAAGGCAGAGAACTGTGGGGAGACTTGGTGCCATATAATGTGGTATGGAGGACTGGTGCCAATGAAGCTTCTTATGTGGAGTTGGCTGAGGACATGACTGTAGAAGGAGATAGACTGCCTGCAGGCAAATACTCTCTGTTTACAATTCCAAAAGAGAGTGGTCCGTGGACAGTGATTTTCAATTCAGAATGGGATTTGGAACATGGACATTTTCAGTATGACGAAAAAAATGATGTGCTAAGAGTAGATGTGACTCCCATTTGGGAAGAGTCCAGCCAAGAGTCTTTATCAATGGACATTGAAAGCCCGGGAATAGTGATTCGCTGGGAAAAACTAAAGTTGCCCATCAGTATCAATTAG